TAAGCTCCACCAAATCGATGACCGGTCATCTACTTGGCGCTGCGGGCGGCGTTGAAGCCATCTTTACTGTGCTTGCTTTGCAACATCAACAAGTACCGCCAACGATTAATTTGGACAATGTTGAGGATAACTGTAATCTGGATTATGTTGCCAACCAATCGCGCCAAGTTGAGAACTTGCAGTATGCCGTATCCAATAGCTTTGGTTTTGGTGGCACCAATGGTTCATTGATATTTGCCCGCTGGCCACTCAATCATTAAGGCGTCAAGCTTATGAGTGAAACCTTGTAACCTTGGTGGCAGATTTACTACGATTGTCTACTTGCAGCCCCTTATCATCCTTGCGTATGATAAGGGGTAATTTTTGCAACATTTATGGACGATACCATGTCAAGCTATTCATTTTCTCATCAGTTTTATCAGCGCTGGACGTGTGCACCAGAGCCTATCCGTGCCTCAATCATCCAAGAACTCACCGATATCACGACTTTATTGAAAGCTGAAACGCCATTTGAAACTTTTGTTTTTAGCACCCATGACCTAGATGCACACCTTGATGATCTCTATGAGAATCACGAAGCTGAGCAAGCTATCGCCAAGGCAATCGCTGATAAACAAGCGGCAGAACAGGCAAGTGCTGAACAACAGCGTTTAGAAGAACAAAAAATCAAAGCAGAAGAGACCAAACGTCAAGAAGAAACTCACTTAACAAAGGAAAGCAGGTTAAAAGAACAAGCTTTAGAAGAAAAAAATAAGCCTAAAGAAACTGAAAATACTCAAAAAGAAGTAGAAAGAGAGACACTGTTTGCTGATGATAAAAATCGTTTAGAAACAGCTATAAAACTAGAGATAGCTGATGCAGATGAAACAGAAATCGACGATAAAGTTGATACTATCATAAATGATGATTCTGATAATGAGGAACATATTGCTAATAGTAAAACCATTAGCGAACATGCTAATGCCATTGATGATGACAGCATCAAAAATGACAGCACTATTAAAAATGATAGCAGTATTAACGCCATCAACAATAAAGCCAGTTTAGCGATCAGCTTAGCCGTTAAAGATGCCAAACTCAGCGTCACTCATAAAGACTTAATTCATGAGCTTGAAATGCAGATTGACGATTATTTGAGCGATCAGATGATGCTGATGTCTGAAAACCTAAAATCTTGGCTACGTGCTGAGATGACTCAACATCTAAGCGAGCAAGACAAAAATCTTTCTAACGGTAATCTTCCAAAAAACTAAACGCATTCTCTGAACAAAAAAAAGCCCCATAAATATTTACGGGGCTTTTTTATGCTTGCTTAAAAATGAGCAATGTTTATATGGCTTGCGTACGCTCGGTTAGCCAGTCAAGTGCTGCGCCATCGACGCGATTTTTTAGCTCTGCATATACTTGGCGATGATAGTCATTCAGCCAATCGACCTCTACTTGACTTAATAATGATGGCTCAATCAAACGCGTATCAATTGGGCAGTAAGTAACAGTCTCAAAATTAAGGAAATTACCAAATTCCGTCTCTACTGGATGAGAAACACGTTTATTAACCATCAAGTTTTCGATACGGATCCCCCACTTACCTTCGCGGTATAGACCCGGCTCATTACTAGATATCATACCTTCTTTCATCGCGCGCTCTTTTGGCGTACTGGCACTATAAGCAATCACTTGTGGACCTTCATGGACATTGAGGAAGTAACCAACGCCATGACCCGTACCGTGACCATAATCCATTTGAGCTTGCCATAGTGGCGCACGGCAAATCGCATCAATCAGTGGTGAGGCAATACCATCAGGAAAATGTGCTTTTGCTAAAGCAATATGTGCTTTAAGTACAGTGGTAAAGTCGCGTTTGTGTTCCGTGCTTACTTGACCGATGCCAACCACCCGGGTGATATCTGTGGTGCCGTTTTGATATTGAGCACCTGAATCAATCAGTAGCAGTCCGCCTTCGCCTTCATTTACATCTAAATAGCTGAATTTTTCTGGTGTTGCGCGGTAATGCGGCAAAGCACCGTTTTCATTGAAACCTGCGATAGTGGGGAAACTTGGCGACACATAATGTGGCTGCTGACTACGTACCTCGATCAGCATACTATCAACATCCAGCTCGCTTAAATGCTCACCGTCTGCTAAACGCTGCTCAAAGGTGGCAAAAAACTCACATAATGCTGCGCCATCTTGACGCATCGCTTCACGTACATGATCGATGTCAGCGTCAGATTTAACCGATTTTAGCAAAGTACTTGGCGCCATTTGCTCAATAAAACCTACGCCATCGGCCATTTTAGATAGCGTACCCACTGCCACTTTACTTGGGTCTAATAGCAATAAGTCATTGGCTGTGAGCGTACCCAATGCGTCTTGCACTGCCTCATAATCAGCAATTGCGATACCGCTATCTTTCAAGCTTTGTGCTATCTCGCTATTGACTTTATTATTATCAATAAACAATGTCGCGTCGTTTTCGCTAATGAGCATATGTGCCAAAAACACAGGATTATAATCAACATCAGCGCCGCGTAAGTTGGTCAGCCAAGCAATATCATCTAAGCTCGAGAGCAGATGATGCGTCGCCCCTGCCTCTGCCATACCCACACGGACGGCGACAAGTTTGTCGATAGCAGACTGCGCTAAAAACTGTGCATCATGTACATATAAACTGGCTGCTGGCAATGCTGGACGGTCAGTCCATACTTCCGTCAATAGATCACGCTCAGTAATTAAGGTAATATCATTGGCTTCAAAGGCATCAAGCAAGCGATCTTGCTCAGCGATAGACAGTACATTGCCATCGACTGCCACGCTATCACCTTCCGCCAAATGCGTAGCCAACCAATCGATATGGTTTGGCTGACCCGGTGCTAGCTTCTCTAAAGTAATACCCGTGCCATCCAACTGCTCAGCTGCATGTACCCAGTAGCGGCTGTCGGTCCACAGACCAGCAAAGTCAGCGGTAACGACCAATGTACCGACCGAACCGGTAAAGCCTGACAACCAAAGCCTCGCCTGCCAATATTCTGGTAAATACTCAGACAGATGCGGATCAGCAGAAGGGACAATAATCGCTGTCAGGTCTTGTGCTGCTAGGGTTTGACGTAAGCTCTCGATACGATCATGAATGGCTTGTTTATTCATTAGGTAATTCCTTATGAGTGTTTAAAAATTAGTATTTAAAAATCAGCGTTTAAAAAATAACGTGAGGCGACTATGGATAGCCGTCTTATTTGAGAAATTGCTTTGGTTCTTCATGTGAATTAAAAAATAACAAAGATTAGGCAAATGATATTAGGCAAAGTCATTTTGCATAGTAATCAGACAAGGTTGATGAAGCGTAAGAGTAAAAACAATACCCTTAGATGTTTGGGCAGACAGTCAGCTTTCAATAGCCTTAGGTAAATATCTTAGCAAGTTAAAAAATAAGACATGCTACCCATAATGGTAACACGTCTTATCATCAGTCACTGACTTGGACCACTTCTAATCAATAACTGGTTATCTAGCTGGCTTGATCCGCATGCTCGCTTTGTTTGAGCATATTATTGATAGGTTTTGCCAATAATAGCAAGATAACTGCCGTTACTACCAAAAAGACAGTCATAGTGGTAAACAATCCGGGTAATCCTTCAATCTTATCTGCTGAGACATGACCACCAAAGAATGCCGCAACTAAGTTGCCCAGTGCAACAGAAGCAAAGAACAGCCCCATCATCTGCCCTTGCATACCTTTTGGCGCAAGCTTCGTCATAGCAGACAACCCAACAGGGCTCAGTGCCAACTCACCAAGCGTCAGTAGTAATAGACTACCAACCAACCATAAAGGTGATGCCAAGCCGCCATCAGCGGTTAAGATGCTTTTTGATGCAAATATCATCAAGGCAAAACCGGCAGCCGCAAGCAACATACCAAGCGCAAACTTCGTCATACTACTTGGCTCAAGACCTCGATTGCCAAGCTTGACCCATAAAATACTAGCTATAGGCGCTAATATTAAGATAAACAACGGATTCAATGATTGAAACCAGATACTGGGTACTTCAAACCCTAAAACATTTAGATCTGTATAGCGATCGGCAAACAAGTTAAAAGACGTTGGTTGCTGCTCAAAACTTGACCAAAATAGCGTCGAGCCAATAATCAAAATAAAGCAAATCAACAAGCGCAGCTTATCTGTTTTATCCAGTCTTGGTGAAATAGCCATTACTGCAAAATATAAGATGACCACTGCAGCAATGACATAAGTCATATATTCTGCGACCATTTCAGGGTTAAATGGCATGATACCAGTGGATACTAAAATCACAATGGCAACTAGCAAAGCTAAGAATCCTGCAACCCACTGACCGACGTTTTTAAACAGTCCTGTCGATTGCTCCCATTCAGGGGTGATGTTTTTGGCACTGGCATAACGATTTAACGTCTTTTTAGCAGAAAAGCGGTAAATGATTAGCGAAGCCAACATACCAAGTCCACCAACGCCAAAACCTATATGCCACATCCCTTTTTCTTTAAATACACCCACAATCAGTGCTGCCAATAGCGCGCCAATATTGATACCCATATAAAATAAAGTAAATCCACCATCGCGGCGCGAATCGCCCTTAGGGTATAAGGCACCAACCATCACTGAGATACAGGTTTTAAACAAGCCTGAACCCAAGACGATACAGATGAGCCCCATAAAGAACAGCGTCATACCGAACATAGCAGAAAGCGCGATACACAAATGACCCAAAGCAATAATAATACTGCCCCACCATAGCGCACGCTCTTGACCCAGCCAATTGTCAGCTAGCCAACCGCCCGGCACGGCTGCTAAATACAACGAACCGGCAAAAATACCATAAATGGCAGAGGCAGTCACTTCATCAAAGCCAAAACCCCCACTACCGACAGTCGCTACCATAAACAATACCAGTAGCGGACGGATACTATAATAAGAAAAACGCTCCCACATTTCAGTGAAAAATAACGGGCGTAGCGGCTTAGGATGTCCCATAAAGCCGTTTTCTAGCGATGCCAATTCGGCAGCACTCACCTCTGATTTTGATTCTATATTCATAAATCTATTCCCTTAAATTCCACTTAGATAATGCCCCAATTCCTAATTCTTTTAGTCAGTGGTTTTATAGGCGCAATATTGTTTCACCTGCTCGGAAGCAAGTAAAGAGAGAATTGGTCAATAATTACACAAACAACCATAAAAAAACCCCGCTCTCCATAATTGAGAACGGGGTTTTTATGGTTGTGCTGAGTCGTAATCATAGCAGCAATGGCAGTGTCACTAATTAGAGACTGAACGCTACATTTAGAGACTTAATTATAGACAGCTTGCTCATCACTATATTTATGCTATCACTCTAAAACAGCAAAATTACTGTGCAGCAGGCGCTTTTTCAGTAGTTTCCGCTGCTACTCCATCAGCAGGTTCTGCTGTTAAATCAGCATCGGCAACTGCCGCTTGACTTACTGTACCTTCAGCAGTAGCTGTACCTGCTTCTGCGCTAACAACGGCACTATCAGCGTCAGTTGCTGGAGTCACTGTCGCATCCGCGGGAGTAGCAGTCGCCACTGCGGTATTATCTGCTGCTGGGGCAGTAGCAGGTGCTGCCTCTTCGGTTGCGGTTGCAGGTGCTTCTGCTTCAACTGCTGGCATAGTTTCAGCAGTGATATGCTCTCCCGCTGGGCGCAAGAAACCAGAAATACCGATCAATAAGACGATACCTAAAAATAAGGCAACACCGCCTAAAGTCAACAATAGCTCTTTTTTAGGGTTGTTTTCGACAATATGTTCTGACATACCTTATCCACCTTGCACAAAATATTTAAAATATTGGGCTATTATATCGCAATTTATGTCGATTTGTTAAAAGCCTCAACTAATTAAAAGTTTTATTATCGAAAAATATGATAGCCACCGTATATTTACGGTGTAATTAATCAATCGTACGTGTTTGAGGCGTCGATCGTTTGCCAAGATAGCTCAATAACAATAGCAGCGCAATCACGATTAAAATAGGATAATTACCAAAGCGCATAAAAGGGGTATTACCGACACGCGCCTGAACATCGCCACGTAATACGGTACGCTCAAACTGCGGGGCACGTTTAACGATACGCCCTTTGTGGTCAATAATAGCAGTCACACCCGTATTGGTCGCGCGCATAAACCAGCGTCCATTCTCTAGCGCGCGCATCTGTACCATTTGCAGATGTTGCAGCGGACCCGCTGAAGTGCCAAACCATGCATCGTTTGAGATGGTCAATAAAAAGTCAGTATCGATAGCATTTTTGCGCGTGGTATCAGGATAAGCAACTTCATAACATACTGCCGCGCCCAGATTATGCCCACGTACACGCAGCGGTGATTGGTTATCACTACCGCGGCTATAGCTCATGATATCTTGGCTACCAGCAAGATTTGGCAAGATATCTAGCATACCCTCAAAAGGAATATATTCGCCAAAGGGGACCAAACGCTGCTTTTTATACATCCCTTCCGCATCACTACCAAGCGCAATCACACTATTATAAAACGGCGGGTACTTATCCATTTTTGGTTCAAAGTCTGCTTGATCTCGATAAGGAATACCTGTGACCCATGTGGTATCGGTTTCTTTTGCCATTTTTACCATTTCATTGATAAAACCAACCGCTTCATCTTGAAACATAGGAATAGAAGATTCCGGCCATACGACAATATCACGTTCCCATTCTGTACTGGTCAAAGTTGCATATATTTTTAGCGTCTCTACTTGGTATTCAGTCAGCCACTTTAAGTCTTGGGGGATATTGCCCTGAATTAACGACACCGACAAATCAGGTGTGCCCTTTGGCTTCGTCCATTGTGGATTGATGAGCCATAAAGAAGTACTAATGATTAATAGCGCAAACGTGGCAATCAGATAACCACCGCGACGGCGAAATTGCTCCACGATACTGGCTGCTAATAATACGGCCACAAACGATACAGCAAACACGCCAGCGACCGGTGCCAATGACGACAGCCAATACTGCTCAGTAAACGCATAACCGACAAACAGCCACGGAAAGCCTGTAAACAGCCAAGTCTTCATCCACTCTTGCAATATCCATAGCGCGGCAAATGATAACGGCTGCTTGCCAACCAGCCGATTAAAAGTCAGCGCCAAAAAGCCATGGAATAACCCCATGCCCAGACCCATTAGCGCAATCATAATCAGCGCAAGCCATACTGGCGTATCACCATACACATGAATGGACGTATATAACCAAAACGCCCCCACACACCAAAGCCCTGTGCCATAAGCCTGACCAATAAAAAATGCTCGCTTACCACTCATCTGTGGCAATAATAAAGCGTATAAAATCGCCGGAGAGACCAAAGCCACGGGCCAAAAGCCATAAGGCGCGAGTGCAAAGATAAATATTGCGCCTGCCAGCCACGCAATCAATATCGTCAGCACCAGAGGTAAGCCCTTTGGCTTCTCAGGGTTTAGACGTTTTTGCAAATCAACAGTAGACAGACGCATAGCAGTTATCCAAAACTTTATTATTCAGTAATTTCAAATCTTGATGATTCA
The window above is part of the Psychrobacter cryohalolentis K5 genome. Proteins encoded here:
- a CDS encoding aminopeptidase P family protein, with amino-acid sequence MNKQAIHDRIESLRQTLAAQDLTAIIVPSADPHLSEYLPEYWQARLWLSGFTGSVGTLVVTADFAGLWTDSRYWVHAAEQLDGTGITLEKLAPGQPNHIDWLATHLAEGDSVAVDGNVLSIAEQDRLLDAFEANDITLITERDLLTEVWTDRPALPAASLYVHDAQFLAQSAIDKLVAVRVGMAEAGATHHLLSSLDDIAWLTNLRGADVDYNPVFLAHMLISENDATLFIDNNKVNSEIAQSLKDSGIAIADYEAVQDALGTLTANDLLLLDPSKVAVGTLSKMADGVGFIEQMAPSTLLKSVKSDADIDHVREAMRQDGAALCEFFATFEQRLADGEHLSELDVDSMLIEVRSQQPHYVSPSFPTIAGFNENGALPHYRATPEKFSYLDVNEGEGGLLLIDSGAQYQNGTTDITRVVGIGQVSTEHKRDFTTVLKAHIALAKAHFPDGIASPLIDAICRAPLWQAQMDYGHGTGHGVGYFLNVHEGPQVIAYSASTPKERAMKEGMISSNEPGLYREGKWGIRIENLMVNKRVSHPVETEFGNFLNFETVTYCPIDTRLIEPSLLSQVEVDWLNDYHRQVYAELKNRVDGAALDWLTERTQAI
- a CDS encoding peptide MFS transporter; the encoded protein is MNIESKSEVSAAELASLENGFMGHPKPLRPLFFTEMWERFSYYSIRPLLVLFMVATVGSGGFGFDEVTASAIYGIFAGSLYLAAVPGGWLADNWLGQERALWWGSIIIALGHLCIALSAMFGMTLFFMGLICIVLGSGLFKTCISVMVGALYPKGDSRRDGGFTLFYMGINIGALLAALIVGVFKEKGMWHIGFGVGGLGMLASLIIYRFSAKKTLNRYASAKNITPEWEQSTGLFKNVGQWVAGFLALLVAIVILVSTGIMPFNPEMVAEYMTYVIAAVVILYFAVMAISPRLDKTDKLRLLICFILIIGSTLFWSSFEQQPTSFNLFADRYTDLNVLGFEVPSIWFQSLNPLFILILAPIASILWVKLGNRGLEPSSMTKFALGMLLAAAGFALMIFASKSILTADGGLASPLWLVGSLLLLTLGELALSPVGLSAMTKLAPKGMQGQMMGLFFASVALGNLVAAFFGGHVSADKIEGLPGLFTTMTVFLVVTAVILLLLAKPINNMLKQSEHADQAS
- the lnt gene encoding apolipoprotein N-acyltransferase codes for the protein MRLSTVDLQKRLNPEKPKGLPLVLTILIAWLAGAIFIFALAPYGFWPVALVSPAILYALLLPQMSGKRAFFIGQAYGTGLWCVGAFWLYTSIHVYGDTPVWLALIMIALMGLGMGLFHGFLALTFNRLVGKQPLSFAALWILQEWMKTWLFTGFPWLFVGYAFTEQYWLSSLAPVAGVFAVSFVAVLLAASIVEQFRRRGGYLIATFALLIISTSLWLINPQWTKPKGTPDLSVSLIQGNIPQDLKWLTEYQVETLKIYATLTSTEWERDIVVWPESSIPMFQDEAVGFINEMVKMAKETDTTWVTGIPYRDQADFEPKMDKYPPFYNSVIALGSDAEGMYKKQRLVPFGEYIPFEGMLDILPNLAGSQDIMSYSRGSDNQSPLRVRGHNLGAAVCYEVAYPDTTRKNAIDTDFLLTISNDAWFGTSAGPLQHLQMVQMRALENGRWFMRATNTGVTAIIDHKGRIVKRAPQFERTVLRGDVQARVGNTPFMRFGNYPILIVIALLLLLSYLGKRSTPQTRTID